A single window of uncultured Methanospirillum sp. DNA harbors:
- a CDS encoding 3'-5' exonuclease, whose amino-acid sequence MKPDLLLFFDTETTGTDPRLARAVEIAWIVCTGDGQIVKEETHLVKPKGFTIPDQAAAIHGITTEIAEAEGVDLSVVLNELLADVSRTGLLIGHNVSYDLDVITHECSREKIDSLTFSLSW is encoded by the coding sequence ATGAAACCTGATTTACTGTTATTTTTCGATACAGAGACGACCGGTACTGATCCACGTCTTGCCAGGGCTGTTGAGATCGCCTGGATTGTCTGCACCGGAGACGGGCAGATTGTGAAGGAGGAGACCCATCTTGTCAAACCGAAGGGGTTCACGATCCCGGATCAGGCAGCTGCGATCCATGGTATCACGACCGAGATAGCAGAAGCGGAGGGTGTTGATCTGTCTGTGGTTCTGAATGAACTTCTCGCTGATGTATCTCGCACCGGTCTTCTTATCGGTCACAATGTTTCGTATGACCTGGATGTTATCACTCATGAGTGCAGTCGTGAAAAGATTGACTCTCTAACGTTCAGCTTGAGTTGGTAA
- a CDS encoding bifunctional 5,6,7,8-tetrahydromethanopterin hydro-lyase/3-hexulose-6-phosphate synthase, which yields MYLIGEALIGDGAELAHIDLIIGDKNGPVGTAFANSLSQLSAGHTPLLAVVRPNLLTKPATLVIPKVTLKSGAQVTQMFGPVQAAVAKAVADCVEEGVFAGQDLNDLVILASAFLSPEAKDYNRIYRYNYGAVKLALNRAFEQFPDEKTLIHEKDRAAHAVMGFKVPRLWDPPYLQVALDIVDLGKLRSVLASLPENDHLIIEAGTPLIKKFGLNVLSEIRTIKPNSFIVADMKILDTGNLEARMAADASADAVVMSGLAPASTIEKAIAEARKTGIYSVIDMLNVADSVGLIKSLSVKPDIVELHRAIDAESSAHAWGNINDMKKAAGGKLLVATAGGIRVPVVKEALKSGADILVVGRAITASKDVHHAAEEFLEQLNKEEIDQFRIMTDF from the coding sequence ATGTATCTCATAGGCGAAGCACTCATTGGTGACGGTGCTGAACTGGCCCACATTGACCTCATTATCGGTGATAAGAACGGTCCGGTCGGTACTGCATTTGCCAACTCACTCTCTCAGTTGTCAGCAGGACATACCCCGCTCCTCGCGGTTGTCAGGCCAAACCTGCTTACCAAGCCTGCAACACTGGTCATCCCGAAGGTGACCCTGAAGTCGGGCGCCCAGGTGACTCAGATGTTCGGTCCGGTCCAGGCTGCAGTTGCCAAGGCGGTTGCAGACTGTGTTGAGGAAGGTGTCTTCGCCGGGCAGGATCTTAATGACCTGGTTATTCTGGCGAGTGCATTTCTGAGTCCTGAAGCAAAGGACTACAACAGGATCTACCGGTACAACTACGGTGCGGTCAAACTTGCTCTGAATCGTGCGTTTGAGCAGTTCCCTGATGAGAAGACCCTCATCCATGAGAAGGACCGTGCCGCCCACGCAGTCATGGGATTCAAGGTTCCACGGCTCTGGGATCCACCGTACCTTCAGGTTGCCCTTGATATCGTGGATCTTGGCAAGCTCAGATCTGTTCTTGCATCGCTGCCTGAGAACGATCACCTGATCATTGAGGCCGGGACACCGCTGATCAAGAAGTTCGGCCTTAATGTCCTCAGCGAGATCAGGACCATCAAGCCGAACTCTTTCATTGTCGCTGACATGAAGATCCTTGACACCGGAAACCTTGAGGCAAGGATGGCAGCCGATGCATCTGCTGACGCAGTTGTGATGTCTGGTCTTGCTCCGGCAAGCACTATCGAGAAGGCAATCGCTGAAGCACGCAAGACTGGTATCTACTCGGTCATCGATATGCTCAATGTAGCAGACTCGGTGGGTCTCATCAAGAGCCTCTCAGTTAAGCCTGATATCGTAGAACTTCACCGGGCAATCGATGCAGAATCCTCTGCACATGCATGGGGTAACATCAACGACATGAAGAAGGCAGCAGGTGGTAAGCTCCTCGTGGCAACCGCAGGCGGTATCCGTGTGCCTGTCGTCAAGGAGGCCCTGAAGTCAGGTGCTGATATCCTGGTCGTCGGGCGTGCAATCACTGCAAGCAAGGATGTCCACCATGCAGCAGAAGAGTTCCTTGAACAGCTCAACAAGGAAGAGATCGATCAGTTCAGAATTATGACCGATTTCTAA
- a CDS encoding AMP-binding protein: MAEQKAPELSYSCGTSDFPLMGATIGEMLDQICARQPDVEALVAPFQDVRLTYRQFREEVDRIARGLMAMDINKGDRVGIWAMNYAEWTMVQFATAKIGAIMVNINPSYRTFELEYCLKQSEVKLLILQGRFKTSDYVGMFYEACPEAYESRAGRLLSEKFPFLKTIVFMGEIPYNGMYSWSDLLSRGESISPEELQERADSLTFDDPINIQYTSGTTGYPKGVVLTHHGVMNNGYMIGKGMGFTDKDRLCIPVPFYHCFGMVLSNMACTTNGATMVIPAPTFDPEAVLKTIEAERCTAVHGVPTMFIAELRHPDFAKYDLRSLRTGIMAGSPCPIEVMKEVATKMHMSEVVIVYGQTETSPGVTMTTTKDPLEKRVTTVGRVFPHTELKIIDSETKKIVQMGEIGEICARGYMAMRCYYNNPTATRQTKDENGWIHTGDLGSFDREGYVHIEGRLKDMVIRGGENIYPREIEEFLHQHKKIADVYVIGVPDEKYGEELMAWIVLEKDTSMTEQEVRDYCTGKIARYKIPRYISFVESVPMSVTGKIQKFKMKEMAIEMLGLESVAHIKTA; the protein is encoded by the coding sequence ATGGCTGAGCAAAAAGCGCCTGAGCTGAGTTACTCATGCGGAACTTCCGACTTCCCGCTGATGGGAGCAACCATAGGAGAGATGCTGGATCAGATCTGTGCAAGGCAACCGGACGTTGAGGCACTTGTAGCGCCATTCCAGGATGTTCGTCTCACCTATCGTCAGTTCAGGGAGGAGGTTGATCGGATTGCCCGTGGCCTGATGGCAATGGATATCAACAAAGGTGACCGGGTCGGCATCTGGGCCATGAACTATGCCGAGTGGACCATGGTCCAGTTTGCCACCGCAAAGATCGGGGCGATCATGGTGAATATCAACCCGTCATACCGGACCTTTGAACTTGAGTACTGCCTGAAGCAGTCAGAGGTAAAACTGCTCATCCTCCAGGGCCGGTTCAAGACATCAGACTATGTCGGGATGTTCTATGAGGCCTGCCCGGAGGCGTATGAATCACGGGCAGGACGGCTCCTTTCAGAGAAGTTCCCATTCCTCAAGACAATAGTCTTCATGGGAGAGATCCCCTACAACGGCATGTACAGCTGGAGTGACCTGCTCAGTCGCGGAGAATCGATCAGCCCGGAGGAACTACAGGAGCGTGCAGACTCCCTTACATTCGATGACCCTATCAATATCCAGTATACATCAGGAACAACAGGGTACCCCAAGGGAGTGGTTCTCACCCATCACGGCGTGATGAACAACGGGTACATGATCGGGAAGGGTATGGGATTTACAGATAAAGACCGACTCTGCATCCCTGTTCCATTCTACCACTGCTTCGGAATGGTCCTCTCCAACATGGCCTGCACCACGAACGGAGCAACCATGGTCATTCCTGCCCCGACATTTGATCCTGAAGCAGTTCTCAAGACGATCGAGGCCGAGCGATGTACCGCTGTTCATGGGGTACCCACGATGTTCATCGCAGAACTAAGGCATCCTGATTTCGCCAAGTACGATCTACGATCCCTCAGGACCGGGATCATGGCAGGATCTCCCTGCCCAATCGAGGTGATGAAGGAGGTGGCCACCAAGATGCACATGTCAGAGGTGGTGATTGTGTACGGCCAGACAGAGACCTCACCTGGTGTGACCATGACCACGACAAAGGATCCCCTTGAAAAACGGGTGACGACAGTGGGACGTGTCTTCCCTCACACCGAACTCAAGATCATCGATTCTGAAACCAAAAAGATCGTACAGATGGGAGAGATCGGTGAGATCTGTGCCAGAGGATACATGGCCATGCGGTGCTACTACAACAACCCTACAGCCACCAGGCAGACCAAGGATGAAAACGGGTGGATACACACCGGTGACCTCGGATCTTTTGACAGGGAAGGATATGTTCACATCGAGGGACGGCTCAAGGACATGGTGATCCGTGGTGGTGAGAACATCTACCCGCGTGAGATTGAGGAGTTCCTTCATCAGCATAAAAAGATCGCTGACGTCTATGTGATCGGAGTGCCAGACGAGAAGTACGGCGAAGAGTTAATGGCCTGGATCGTACTTGAAAAGGATACCTCCATGACCGAACAGGAGGTTCGCGATTACTGCACAGGAAAGATCGCTAGATACAAGATCCCGAGATACATCTCTTTTGTTGAGTCTGTCCCGATGAGCGTAACAGGAAAGATCCAGAAGTTCAAGATGAAGGAGATGGCAATCGAGATGCTCGGCCTGGAATCAGTTGCTCATATCAAGACAGCCTGA
- a CDS encoding flavodoxin family protein, whose amino-acid sequence MEVLGINSSPRKRGNTARLLAAVLKGAEDRGCEVTDITLSDYEIRFCFGCEACYRTGSCVQSDDYADILEMILSSDGIVLASPNYINNVTARMKALFDRMGDCVHCQRMSGKYGAAVSTAGVSGAGDVAGYLNHTLSLMGADVVGEASVNLSEGQDACNLAIKESHNLGMTLAEAIETGRVFPDQKAGHEEMMNRMRELVSLRSDDWAYEYAYFRAKKWL is encoded by the coding sequence ATGGAGGTTCTTGGTATCAACAGCAGTCCCCGTAAAAGAGGGAACACCGCCCGTCTCCTGGCTGCTGTTCTCAAGGGTGCTGAAGACAGGGGGTGCGAAGTCACTGACATCACACTCTCTGATTATGAGATCAGATTCTGTTTTGGGTGTGAGGCCTGTTACCGGACCGGGTCATGTGTCCAGTCTGATGACTATGCAGATATTCTTGAGATGATCCTCTCCTCTGATGGGATTGTGCTGGCCAGTCCGAATTATATCAATAACGTGACTGCACGGATGAAGGCCCTGTTTGATCGGATGGGTGACTGTGTTCACTGTCAGCGAATGTCTGGGAAGTACGGTGCAGCGGTGAGTACTGCCGGGGTGTCCGGAGCTGGTGATGTGGCAGGGTACCTGAATCATACGCTCTCACTGATGGGGGCCGACGTAGTAGGGGAAGCATCAGTAAATCTGTCAGAAGGCCAGGACGCGTGTAACCTTGCGATCAAAGAGAGTCATAATCTTGGTATGACCCTTGCCGAAGCGATTGAAACCGGACGTGTATTCCCGGATCAAAAGGCAGGTCATGAGGAGATGATGAACCGGATGCGTGAGCTTGTCAGTCTCCGGTCTGATGACTGGGCATATGAGTACGCATACTTCCGAGCAAAAAAGTGGTTATGA
- a CDS encoding phenylacetate--CoA ligase: MFWDKSMETISQADLQALQLKRLRETVERCGQIGFFKDKFREAGIGPGSIRSLEDLKKLPFTRKTDLRAGYPFGFFAVPRREVVRIHTTSGTTGKPTVVGYTRGDLDKWSSLIARNLTMVGLTSDDVFQNMVNYGMFTGGLGFHYGSEKIGMTTIPSATGNTRRQIEMIQDFGVTAIHCTPSYALHLAEAAEEMNADISGLKVGMFGAEPWSDAMRQDLEKKLGVEAFDSYGMSELYGPGVAFECREHNGLHIWHDSYLVEIIDPKTGENLGPGERGELVVTPLVKEAMPLVRYRTGDITMLLDDECPCGRGPKLARFTGRSDDMLVIRGINVFPSQIEHVLLEIPEIGNHYMVYVNRVNHMDEMTIDVEVAPGYFRGELADLKNLQNRVVKTLRDVLEIRTTVRLVEPGTLPRFEGKAKRVIDQREAL; this comes from the coding sequence ATGTTCTGGGATAAATCAATGGAGACGATCAGTCAGGCCGACCTACAGGCCCTTCAGTTAAAAAGACTGCGGGAGACAGTAGAACGGTGCGGGCAGATCGGTTTTTTTAAAGATAAATTCAGGGAAGCAGGAATAGGACCAGGAAGTATCAGGAGTCTTGAAGATCTGAAGAAACTTCCGTTCACCAGGAAGACAGATCTCAGGGCCGGGTACCCATTCGGCTTTTTTGCGGTTCCCAGACGTGAGGTTGTCAGGATCCATACAACATCAGGAACTACCGGAAAACCGACGGTGGTCGGGTATACGAGAGGAGATCTGGATAAGTGGTCAAGCCTGATAGCCCGCAACCTGACGATGGTGGGGCTGACCTCTGACGATGTCTTTCAGAACATGGTCAATTACGGGATGTTCACCGGCGGGCTCGGGTTTCATTACGGCTCAGAGAAGATCGGAATGACCACCATTCCCAGTGCCACTGGGAACACCAGACGTCAGATCGAGATGATCCAGGACTTCGGTGTTACTGCCATCCACTGTACCCCAAGTTATGCCCTTCACCTTGCCGAGGCGGCAGAGGAGATGAATGCAGATATTTCCGGGCTGAAAGTAGGGATGTTCGGTGCGGAACCCTGGTCAGATGCGATGAGGCAGGACCTTGAGAAAAAACTCGGGGTTGAAGCGTTTGATAGTTACGGGATGAGTGAACTGTATGGTCCGGGTGTTGCTTTTGAGTGTAGGGAGCATAATGGCCTGCACATCTGGCACGACAGTTACCTGGTCGAGATCATCGATCCAAAGACCGGTGAAAATCTCGGTCCTGGAGAGAGGGGAGAACTTGTTGTAACTCCTCTTGTCAAAGAGGCCATGCCTCTTGTCAGGTACCGGACCGGAGACATCACCATGCTTCTTGATGATGAATGTCCATGTGGACGTGGTCCGAAACTTGCCAGGTTTACCGGCCGGAGTGATGATATGCTGGTCATCAGGGGGATCAACGTCTTCCCAAGCCAGATTGAGCATGTGCTCCTGGAGATACCTGAGATAGGTAATCATTACATGGTATATGTGAACCGGGTAAACCATATGGATGAGATGACGATCGATGTGGAAGTAGCACCAGGATATTTCAGGGGTGAACTTGCTGATCTCAAGAATTTGCAGAACCGGGTGGTAAAGACTTTGAGAGATGTTCTCGAGATCAGGACAACTGTCAGACTTGTTGAGCCCGGAACACTTCCCAGGTTTGAAGGAAAGGCGAAACGTGTGATTGATCAACGGGAGGCACTCTGA